The nucleotide window GCAACCGAGAAATCGGCGCCGAGTCATGGTGAGATAGCCATCAGTGGCACGGACATCGTCTACACACCAACCGCGAACTACAACGGCAGTGACAGCTTCACCATAACTCTGACCGATGGTAACGGCTACACAGTAGACAAAACCATTAACGTCACCGTCTCTAGCGTCAATGATGAGCCTAGCATTACGATCGCCTCAACCTTAACCACAGACGAAGACAACAACCAAACGTTGAGTTTCAACTTTAGCGATGTGGATGGCGATACGGTCACGGCAACGGAGAAATCTGCGCCGAGTCATGGTGAGATAGCCATTAATGGCACGGACATCGTCTATACGCCAACCGCGAACTACAACGGCAGTGACAGTTTCACCATTACACTGACTGATGGTAACGGCTACACAGTAGACAAAACCATTAACGTCACCGTCTCTAGCGTCAATGATGAGCCGAGCATCACGATAGCGTCGACTCTGACCACGGACGAAGACAACAACCAAACGCTGAGCTTCAACTTTAGCGATGTGGATGGCGATACGGTCACGGCGACGGAGAAATCCGCGCCGAGTCATGGTGAGATAGCCATCAGTGGCACGGACATCGTCTATACGCCAACCGCGAACTACAACGGCAGTGACAGTTTCACCATTACACTGACTGATGGTAACGGCTACACGGTAGACAAAACCATTAACGTCACCGTCTCTAGCGTCAATGATGAGCCGAGCATCACGATAGCGTCGACTCTGACCACGGACGAAGACAACAACCAAACGCTGAGCTTCAACTTTAGCGATGTGGATGGCGATACGGTCACGGCGACGGAGAAATCCGCGCCAAGTCATGGTCAGATAGTCATCAATGGCACTGACATCGTCTACACGCCAACCGGCAACTACAACGGCAGTGACAGCTTTACGATCACTTTGACCGATGACAGCGGTTATACGGTAGATAGAACTATTAACGTCCAGGTTATCAGTGTGAATGATGCCCCTGTTGTTGCTGGTGAGACCCTAACATTCTCAGCGACACCAGAAGGCATTTATAATTTTGCTCCGCTGGCTAATGATGTAGATCCTGATGATGACACATTAACGCTCGCTTGGGCGAATGCAGACACGGGAACCTTAACCGTTAACGGTGACAATATTGAGCTTCAGACTACTGATGTTGGAGTGGTCACCATAAAGTATGGTGTCATAGATGGTAACGGTGCTGAAGTTATTGGTGAGGCTGTGCTAGAAATTGTTGCGAATGAAGGTCCAACCGTCACACCGCCCGATGATGTTGAGATTAATGCAACGGCGCTATTTACTAAAGTCGACCTTGGGGTAGCAACAGCGCTTGATAGTTCAGGACTGCCACTTCCTGTCGTAATAGAAAACAGCGACGGATTCTTCACGCCTGGTGTTCACAAAGTCTCGTGGGCTGCAACGGATCAAAGCGGTAATACAGGTAAATCACTTCAGACTATTACGGTTAACCCATTAATCTCAATAGAGAAGAATGGTAAGACCGTTGAAGGTACTGAACATCAAGTCGCGGTTTATCTCAACGGTGAGCCCAGTGGCTATCCAGTGGTCATCCCATACACGGTGGGTGGCACGATGGATACGCAAGATCACGATCTTGTTTCGGGGGAAGTGGTGATTACTTCCGGGCTTGAAGGTGTGATTGATTTTGAGATCTTCAACGATGATGTTGCTGATAGCGAAGAAACATTGCTCATTACATTGGCTGATTCCGTCAACCTTGGCAGTAAGTATCAATATATTCTGACCGTTTATGAGGTGAATGTTGCACCTGATGTGACGCTACAAGTTATTCAAAATAATGAACCTAGAACGGTTATTTCTCCGCAACAAGGTACGGTGACGATCACTGCCGTAGTTGACGATGTTAATCCGGGCGATAGCCATCAGTATCGTTGGATCAATGATAATTCAGCGCTAGCCAATATTAGCCAGGCAGAGTCAGTATTTGAGTTTGATCCAAGCGCTCTCGTTGATGGCGTGTATGAGCTTGCTATTGAAGTGACGGATTCAGGCAATGAAACGGTGAACACCAGCGTGTTCTTAGAAGTCGTGGCTGAACTTGCCACGCTCGGGGAAGAGGATACCGATGGTGATCTCATTCCAGACAACCAAGAGGGTTATAGTGACAGTGATGGTGACGGTATTCCAGATTTCCAAGATGCGATAACCGAATGTAACGTCATTCAGTCTTATGCGTCGGAGTCGAGCAGCTATCTGGTAGAAGGTGAGCCTGGTGTTTGCTTGCGTAAGGGGGTGACGGTTGCCAATGCAATGACGGGAGGGGCGCTGTTGCTAGAGCAGGAGTTGCCTTTAGATGATGATGCAACAAATGTTGGTGGTCTTTTTGACTATGTTGCGATTGGGCTTCCTATCCCTGGGCAGAGCTATTCTTTAGTGTTACCGCAAAGTAGACCGATTCCTCGTAATGCAGTCTATCGCAAATACAGTGAAACCAGCGGTTGGATAACGTTAACAAACGATGGAACTGACCCAGACAACTACGTCTCATCAGCACCTGGATTTGAAGGTTACTGTCCACCTCCTGGTGACGCGTCATGGCAGCAAGGTCAGTTGATCGAAGGCCACTGGTGTGTGCAATTAACCATTAAAGATGGCGGTGTCTATGATGACGATGGCGAAGCCAATGGCAGAATTGTTGACCCAGGTGGCGTGGCGACGACCTCGTCGAATACACTTCCGCAAGCAGAGTCGGATGAAGTGAACGTGGTTAAAGGCGGCACAGTGACGATCAACGTACTGGCGAACGACAGTGATGGTGATGGTGATGCGTTACAGGTTACGAGCGCCAGCAGTCAACTTGGTACTGTATCGATTGAGAATAACCAACTCGTCTATCAAGCGCCTACAGACTTCTTTGGTGTCGATACGTTAAGCTATGGCATTTCCGACGGCAATGGCGGAACCGCATTCTCAAATGTTTCGGTGAACGTGAATCTGGCTAGTAACGATGTGGTGAGAAACAGCTCGAGTGGTGGCTCTTTGGGAGGATGGCTTGTGATGATATTGGCAGTATTCGGTACAATTCGTGCTGGGCAAGTACGTGCAAGTACCGCCTTGTTAGCCCTGTTAACTGCATTTAACGTCAACGCTGATTGGTTTCTTAAGGCGGACATCGGTCAAGCGAGAGCGGATGATAGAAACTATGACAACAATGCGCAGGTGCTGAGTGTCGAAGATCGTGATACGGCTTGGTTACTTGGGGTGGGATATCGATATAATCAGGATTGGGCGGTGTCAGTTAACTATATCAATCTTGGCAAAGGGAGTGCCGAATTAGCAGCTGACGTGGGTCAGTCTCCAGAGGATTATCACCGCACCGTTGCCAAAGTGACGCCTGCACTTGGGCACGGTATCGGATTGGATGTTGATTACACCTTGTGGGAAAACGATAAGGTGTCGCTCAATGGTATCGCTGGAGCACTGGCTTGGCGAACCGAGTTTGAGAGTCTCTATCAAGGACAGAAAATTGAGTCAACAGAAGATGGGGTTGACCCTTATCTCGCCTTTGCTTTCAAAGGCAAATTGTCGCCATCCGTCATGTTGGGCGCAAAAATATCGCGCTATTTTATCAGGCTCAATGATGTGATGACCTACAGTGCGACATTAGAATATCACTTTGGAGACAACTAGCGAGTCGCTCAAAATAAAGCCGCACCAGATAATGACCTTGGTGCGGCTATCGACTAACCTTCTGAAGGAAATTAGTTCAAATAGGCATTAAGCATCCATAGCAATTTCTCTTGCTCGCGAATGTAATCACCCATTAGTGCCGCTGTACCTTCATCGTTCGTTTGAGCTGCCTGCTCTAGGATTTGACGTTGACGATTGATCAGTACAGAGAAGCCATTTACCAGCCCTGTCACACACTCTTTACCACGATAAGCGTTTTGATGTTCTTCGATCTTGCTTTGTTCGAGGTAGCGGCTGAATGAGTGGTCTGGGGCATGACCGATAGTCAAAATACGCTCTGCTAGCTCGTCGATTTTGGTTTGTAGATCGGTGTAGATTTCTTCAAATTTGACATGAAGCTCGAAAAACTGCTCGCCTTTGATATTCCAATGGTACCCACGCGTGTTCATGTAAAGCACTTGGTAGTTGGCAAGAAGTTGATTAAGTTCAACAGCGATAGCTTGAGAGGCGTCTTTGTCTAGGCCGATAAGATTTGTGGTTGTCATAATACTGTCCTCTGGAAGAGTGGAATCTTGTTTTGTTGAGGTCAGTATATGGCGGCTGGTAATAAAGGAACAATCGATTGTATGGATAGTATTAATAGGCATTTGCTATTAGTGTAGTGACGTCTATCTCGTCAAATTTGAAACTTTCTCACTTCAAGCGACTTGTTATCGAATAAATGCCGTCATTCCTTCACTGGAATGACGGCTTCTGTCATGCAGAAATAGCGGTGATATCTCGCCGCATCAATCAATTATTTAATGAGAAATAATCACTTCTTCATTCGGCACTCGATGACGTCCGCCATAGATACCTTCTTCAGTGCGTACGCCACAACTGATGATCATAGTGATTTCATCACTATCGGCCAGACCTAACAGTGCTTTAGCGCGAGCCGAGTCAAAGCCTTCCATAGGGCAAGTGTCGTAGCCTTGCTCACGCATCGATAGCATAAAGGTCATGGAAGCTAATGAGGCGCTCTTGTGCAGACAGACGCGCACGTCTTGCTTGCTCACTTCTCTTACCATTGGCTTGTTACGACCCAACCAGAAACTGTAAAGCTTTCTCATTAGGCCACGAAGACCCCATGCGTCATTGTTGTACACCATAGGGATGAGCTTATCGTAGTACTTAAATGCTCGCTTTGCGGTGTCGTCTTCTCGACCATTGAAATTGGCACGGACGATGTCAGCGTTCATCGCTGCACGTTGCTTCCACTTATCCGGTGTTACTGTGACAACAACCAGTTCATTAGCCGTTTTGGCGGCATTTTGGCCCATACAAATTTCAGCGAGTTTCTGGCGTTTGCTATCGCTGATCACTCGGTGAAACGCCCACATCTGCATGTTGCTGCTATTAGGGCTGAGTGTCGCGTTTTCGAGGGCGCGTTGTACGGCGTTATGGTCAAACGCCGCATCAGCGTCGTATTTTCGCACTGAGCGGCGTGAATGAAGGAGTTGTTCCAGCTCGGAGATGTTGTTCATGGTACTACCTGGTACATTTGAGGTGCATGTGATCGGCACCTTTCTAACAGGTATTACGCTTCACGACAAGTCGCTTGTTTTGTTCCTAGTTTGATACGACGAAGTTTGGCAAACGACAGTGGCGTTTTTTCTATGATAAACATCAAAACGATAGAGCCAACAATGGTACCAAAGAAGATGATCGCATCTGCTGTAATGGTCTCAACGCCAAGGATGGCGACGATGTTGTTCATATAAATCGTCACCAGTAAATGTACGACGTAGATAGGTAGTACCCACTTACCGAGTAAAAGCCAAATAGGATGCTTTCCTAAGTTAGGTTTGGCGAGCAAGAAAAACAGAAGTCCCGCCGCCCACAGTGAGGTGCCTAATAAGAAGTCATTGAGGTGAAATACTTGTCCTTGTCCATGTAAGTAGTAGGCTTCAGCAAAGTGTAGAGCCATTCCCACGGCAGCAAGGAGCAGAGCCTTTCCTGCGCTCATTGTCCATTGATGACGACGAGCTTCAAAGCCAATAGCCACCATGAGGAAGCTAAAGAAAGGGCCGTTGCGAGTAAAAATTGGTGTTTCGACGCCGGTGAGTACGTTGTAGCTACCTGCAGCCAAGCCGTAGATATAGAAGATTGCAGCAAACGGAATGAGCAGCGAGCGGCATTTGTTATCAACAAACCAGGCGATCATGAATACTGCGATAACCAGTGATGGAATAAACCATAGATGGACTAAACCACCTTCAAAGAGTGAATTGAGAGGCGACTGCATCAGATAACCCCAATACCCTTGACGTTCAGCTAAGTATCCGTGTTCTGCAACGACGCCAAGGTTAAAAGGCAGTGCAAGGCAGATTAGGCTCCAAATCAACCAAATCACCATCAAGGGAATGCTGTAGTTTTTCGCAGTGTTATAGGGACAAGCATTGAGCTTGGGATAAATAAGATAGCCAGCGATGACAAAAAATAGAGGTACGGCAAATCGAGCGGCTTGGTTGGTGATAAAGTTGAGCCAGGGTTCTTCACCGATATAGCCATAATCCATAAATAGTTGGCCGTGAATCGAAATAACGGCCAATAAAGCGATCACTCTGGCGAGTTCAAAACTGGTGATTTTTTCTGATTTTTTAGTAACTTGATGCATAGTATGAAGAGGTATGTTCTCACTAGAAACGAAACCTCGTCACACTAGCATTTATTGGTGTCAGTGACGTGTTTGGCATCAATTATTTGCTGGTTGACTGCAAGTATTTTGCAACAATTTGTGGTTGGTCGTAATTTTTGAACCACCATCGGCTAAACAGGTTTTGCCACGTTTAACTTTTCTGACATACCTGACAGTATCGCTGTTACTAAGTGGTGTGCCATCGCTTCCCATAAGCGTTGGAGTAATCAGGTGTCTCAATACACTCAGCGAGATCGTCGCAAGGCTCTAATGGTCCTACGATAGTACGGTAGGGAAGTACACCTGCCCAAACCGGGATATCGAGATCCGCTTGGTCGTCATTGACGCCATGACGGCCAATTTTTACCGATGCTTCATTGAGTTCAATCGACAGTAATTCCGTTGCCGTCAGCTCCTTCTGGCTACTGAGTCGCACTTGTTCCGTTCTACCGGGTGCAATCTGTTCAATGAAGTGGTTCAAAAGCTGATCTTTTTGTTGGTTGTTGTCGACAGTGACAAACTCCCCAAACACAACAGCACTCCGATAGTGAGCACTGTGATGGAATGCCGAGCGAGCGAGCACCCAACCGTCGAATAGTGTGAAGGTTAGGCAGGTTTTCTGCCCAGATTTTAATGCCCGTAGTAGACGACTGTTTTTTGCGCCGTGTATATAAACATGATTGTCTACTCGCCATGCCAACATCGGAATAATGATGGGTCCGTTGTCGTCGTTGATAGCGATGTGAGCGAGCAGTGATTCATCAATAATATCGTAGAGTGCTTGAGTCTCTGA belongs to Vibrio sp. 10N and includes:
- a CDS encoding Dps family protein, translated to MTTTNLIGLDKDASQAIAVELNQLLANYQVLYMNTRGYHWNIKGEQFFELHVKFEEIYTDLQTKIDELAERILTIGHAPDHSFSRYLEQSKIEEHQNAYRGKECVTGLVNGFSVLINRQRQILEQAAQTNDEGTAALMGDYIREQEKLLWMLNAYLN
- a CDS encoding nitroreductase family protein; this translates as MNNISELEQLLHSRRSVRKYDADAAFDHNAVQRALENATLSPNSSNMQMWAFHRVISDSKRQKLAEICMGQNAAKTANELVVVTVTPDKWKQRAAMNADIVRANFNGREDDTAKRAFKYYDKLIPMVYNNDAWGLRGLMRKLYSFWLGRNKPMVREVSKQDVRVCLHKSASLASMTFMLSMREQGYDTCPMEGFDSARAKALLGLADSDEITMIISCGVRTEEGIYGGRHRVPNEEVIISH
- a CDS encoding acyltransferase, which translates into the protein MHQVTKKSEKITSFELARVIALLAVISIHGQLFMDYGYIGEEPWLNFITNQAARFAVPLFFVIAGYLIYPKLNACPYNTAKNYSIPLMVIWLIWSLICLALPFNLGVVAEHGYLAERQGYWGYLMQSPLNSLFEGGLVHLWFIPSLVIAVFMIAWFVDNKCRSLLIPFAAIFYIYGLAAGSYNVLTGVETPIFTRNGPFFSFLMVAIGFEARRHQWTMSAGKALLLAAVGMALHFAEAYYLHGQGQVFHLNDFLLGTSLWAAGLLFFLLAKPNLGKHPIWLLLGKWVLPIYVVHLLVTIYMNNIVAILGVETITADAIIFFGTIVGSIVLMFIIEKTPLSFAKLRRIKLGTKQATCREA
- a CDS encoding pyridoxamine 5'-phosphate oxidase family protein, yielding MLSKTQRTQIKKGAHKAVSETQALYDIIDESLLAHIAINDDNGPIIIPMLAWRVDNHVYIHGAKNSRLLRALKSGQKTCLTFTLFDGWVLARSAFHHSAHYRSAVVFGEFVTVDNNQQKDQLLNHFIEQIAPGRTEQVRLSSQKELTATELLSIELNEASVKIGRHGVNDDQADLDIPVWAGVLPYRTIVGPLEPCDDLAECIETPDYSNAYGKRWHTT